In Festucalex cinctus isolate MCC-2025b chromosome 9, RoL_Fcin_1.0, whole genome shotgun sequence, the DNA window ACACTTGGATACAACGCGGAAGGAGCTATTAACAGATTTATTGTCTGTGAGGATCTACAGAGGACATAACGTTACACCGGGCGCGACCAAGAGCCTCATTTCGGGACACCAGAGTGATGGATGGAGGCGCAAAGTCCATTTCGTCCATGTCACCCCAATCTGACCTGCCACTGATGACAACTGTCACGAAAGGTTTGCATGGCTTTAAAACACTGTGTGACATCTTATCTGGACGCAGTTTGATTATTCATTTGTAACATTAGAGTTGTTTTGAGAGGTAATTAACTTTCTTGAGTTTCTACACTGCTTTGCTTTCGGACCAGCAGCTGCAGCTTGACTACTGCTCCTGTGTTTGTACGCGTGCGCGCGCAACAGTGTGGGTTATTCACAGTGCTGCTATGCAGACTGGCTGGAGCCACACTCAGACAGTCACTGCTTCACTGTAGctcgactgtgtgtgtgtgcgtgtgtgtgtgtatgctcgCCTGGACTGCTTTCCCAGAGAGAAACAAAAAAGAAGGGGCGCCACACACAGAGGAGAAAAGCTATCTCTTCTTTCTTCACGCTGTGATCGCAGGGGACGCCTCGTGCGGAATCGCATATGTTCCACAGCTTTGTGTACGAGTGTGGCTTGTTCAGGATGCTGCTATGCAGACAGAGTGGAGCCACACCGAACCTGCTGCTAAAGTTCAAGTAACACATGACAGTGCAGCCCCTGTCAGCACAGCGCAAGCAGTTTGTGTTGCAATTTTCCATGATTTAAACAAATCACAgtattgtttttgttgagtTGTTTTTGGCTTATTTTTATTGGGTGGTTGAAAAATGAAGGACCCCCATCCACTTACCAATAACTGGATTAAATCCCCCTGCAAAGACCCAGTGATTACCCCAATGCAAGAGTCTCACAAGAAGTTCAAAAGAAAGTCTCGTGAGCCGAAAAAACTTTTCAGTGGTTTTGAATCGGACAGGATGAAAGCGTACACGGGGGACTTGCTGGAGGACACTCACACGGAGCCTTGTAACATCAACAGGTTGGCCCCGCTCCACAGACACCTAACAGTGTCACATGAGGCCAGTGGCACCGGGATCCTGTCCGGTGTCATGGTAGCGCCGCCGCAGAGCGGCGCTTTAGACATGAGGATCGGGAGCGCCGTCGCTTCCAAACGGTCTCAGTTACCCACCTCTCCGTTCGCCAGTCCAGAGATCATCCACTGGCCCACAGCCATATCTCAACCCCTCTCAAACAGATTCAAAGCAGGCCCCCGCTCCACCTTCCCCGTAACAACGTCCAGCAACATTCGCAGCCTTTCGCCCGACCACCCAACTTTCTCCGTGGACCCATCCATATCAGGACAAACTACAGCTCGGCCCGGCTCGCAAACGTCTTTGAACTCTCAAGGTCATGAACATGGAGAGCATCAAGGTCACTCCCCCAAGGTACAGTGAAAATGATGGCTAAATGATTACTTGATAGATCTGACGTGATATTCTCTTATGCCCTCCTGCCAGGAGTCTTCAAGGAAGCGAACTGGAACGAACGCTGATGGAAGTGGACGTCTTCCGGAGGTCAAAGCCATCCAGCAGACGAGGAGGCTCCTCGCTAACGCCCGTGAGCGAACCCGTGTGCACACCATCAGTGCTGCTTTTGAGGCCTTGAGGAAACAGGTGGGAATTGACAAATTCCAGGGCGTAAAACGTAGAGTACGGTCTCGTGAACTCGCCAAGTATGATCTTCCGAAAAACATACTCAAGAATGCGAATGTCTGTAAATTGGACCTACTGTGTACTTGTTAAATCCCACCGCCTCTGATGCATTGGGATACTTTTCACAGCTGCAGCAACAACGAAGACGCTAATGTAGTGAGACATAACAGAGTTCTTCACCCAACTAAACTCAACAACATCACTGTCAATCACAATCACTGAGATGGCTGAAGTCAAGTGAAAGTCAGCAATTGTGAACGACTACATCACTAATGGTgccatgttttattttcatcCTATGAAGTTGAGTTCAAATTTAaattatctttcttttttttcttcttcaaacttATCTTAGTTAGTCAACTTAGTGCTTAAGTTTCACTAGTATCACAACAAATTCGTATAACTTGCGGCGATAACCACAGCAATGTAATGTTATTTTAATCTGTGCATTTAGAGAAATCATAAACATGCCAGGAGAGATCGATGTTAGCAGCATGTTTGTTAGATGCACCATTCGGAGATGCCAACTTGGCATTTGTGTGCTCACATGATCTGACACCAACTCCAACTTTTCATCGAAGTTTAATTAAAGACAAGATATTTGATCATACGACTGTGTACTCCTAAACACATCTCCAGTCGTAGGAAGATCGTTTTTCTGGCAACAGCTCACACAGCAGTAACACTGAATTTGGCGTTATGTAAACACCACACATATCATATAAGAGACTTAGTCGCAAAATGAGTCATCAGCTGTGATTGTGTGGCAAACAGTAAGGTGTAAAACGACTTTGTGTCCCGAGCCAAGGCTAGCACTAAGTAGCAAAGTGAGCGTCATCAAACAGAAACCAGGCATTTGCTGATTAATGTGCCAAACATTTCCTCAACATTGCTTttctcagcattttttttttaggtacatcAATTAATTTCAGATCATAATTCAGCAATCTCTCAACTCTTTTAATCTTGACAGTACTAGTAATAATTCGGCAGCTTGTTGATT includes these proteins:
- the atoh8 gene encoding transcription factor atoh8; amino-acid sequence: MKDPHPLTNNWIKSPCKDPVITPMQESHKKFKRKSREPKKLFSGFESDRMKAYTGDLLEDTHTEPCNINRLAPLHRHLTVSHEASGTGILSGVMVAPPQSGALDMRIGSAVASKRSQLPTSPFASPEIIHWPTAISQPLSNRFKAGPRSTFPVTTSSNIRSLSPDHPTFSVDPSISGQTTARPGSQTSLNSQGHEHGEHQGHSPKESSRKRTGTNADGSGRLPEVKAIQQTRRLLANARERTRVHTISAAFEALRKQVPCYSYGQKLSKLAILRIACNYILSLAQLAELDYSPDHGSQSFSQCVEQCTRTLQAEGRSKKRKVGRMPEDI